GGGCTTTTTCACACTGTTTGGCTGGGGTGCAGGGATTCGAACCCCGGAATGCCGGAATCAGAATCCGGTGCCTTACCGCTTGGCGACACCCCAATAAATTGGGATAAACAGTTTGTAATTGGCTGGGGTACGAGGATTCGAACCTCGGAATGCCGGAATCAGAATCCGGTGCCTTACCGCTTGGCGATACCCCAATAAATTGGTGGCTACGACGGGATTTGAACCTGTGACCCCATCATTATGAGTGATGTGCTCTAACCAGCTGAGCTACGTAGCCAGACTTCACTGCTTCATTCTGGTGTGGCTGGGATACCTGGATTCGAACCAGGGAATGCCGGTATCAAAAACCGGTGCCTTACCGCTTGGCGATATCCCAATATCCGAACACGTATCTGTGTTACACCAGAATGATGGCTGGGGTACCTGGATTCGAACCAGGGAATGCCGGTATCAAAAACCGGTGCCTTACCGCTTGGCGATACCCCATCCGCTGCCGATGACTAAAATGGTGCGGGAGGCGAGACTTGAACTCGCACACCTTGCGGCGCCAGAACCTAAATCTGGTGCGTCTACCAATTTCGCCACTCCCGCAAAAAAGATGGTGGCTACGACGGGATTTGAACCTGTGACCCCATCATTATGAGTGATGTGCTCTAACCAGCTGAGCTACGTAGCCATCTTTTTTTCGCGTTACCTTCATCGGCGTTGCGGGGCGCATTATGCGTATTGCGCTCAACAGCGTCAACAAGTTTTTTGCCGTTTTTCCTTGTTCCCGCATCGTTTGACTGGCTTATAACCAGCATGATGAGAAAAAAGACAATTTTTGATCGTAACTGCAGCAGAAGCAATAAAGAACGGGCCGTAAAGGCCCGAATTACGTTGCGCTAAAGGCGAACAGGTTAGTAGGCGGACTGGTGCACGCCAACCGCGCGGCCTGACGGATCGTCCATTTTTTTGAAGGCTTCGTCCCATTCAATCGCTTTAGCAGAAGAGCAGGCGACGGAAGGGCCGCCCGGTACGCATTCTGCCGCGCTCGGCAGCGGGAACAGCTCTTCAAAGATCTCACGATAGAGGTAGCCCTCTTTAGACGTCGGCGTGTTGTACGGGAAGCGATAGTGAGCGGTCTGTAGCTGCTGATCGCTTACCTGCTGCTGCGCCACTTCTTTCAGCGTATCGATCCAGCTATAGCCGACGCCATCAGAAAACTGCTCTTTCTGACGCCACACTACGCTTTCCGGCAGATAGGAGGAGAAGCACTCGCGCAGAATGTGTTTTTCCATTTTGCCGTTGCTGCCGCACATTTTATCCTGCGGGTTAATGCTCATCGCCACGTCGAGGAATTTCTTGTCGAGGAAAGGCACGCGTGCCTCCACGCCCCAGGCGGCCATCGATTTGTTGGCACGCGCGCAGTCATACATATGCAGCGCCAGCAGCTTGCGCACGTTTTCATCATGGAACTCTTGCGCGTTCGGTGCTTTGTGGAAGTAAAGATAGCCGCCAAACACCTCGTCGGCCCCTTCGCCGGAAAGCACCATTTTGATTCCCATCGCTTTAATCATGCGCGACATCAGGTACATCGGCGTTGAGGCGCGGATGGTGGTGACGTCATACGTTTCGATGTGATAGATCACGTCGCGAATCGCATCCAGCCCTTCCTGCACGGTAAAGTGAAGTTCGTGGTGCACCGTGCCGAGATGGTCCGCCACTTTTTTCGCTGCCTGTAAATCGGGTGAACCAGCCAGGCCGATGGCGAAAGAGTGCAGCTGCGGCCACCAGGCTTCGCTTTGATCGTGATCCTCAACGCGTTTTGCCGCGAAACGCTTGGTGATGGCAGAAATAATTGAGGAATCAAGCCCGCCGGAGAGCAGTACGCCATAAGGTACGTCAGACATCAGGTGGCTTTTTACTGATTCTTCCAGCGCGTCTTTCAGTGCGGCGGCGTCAGTGACCTTATCGGCTACGTTGCGATACTCCATCCAGTCACGCTGGTAGTAGCGACGCATTTCACCATCGGTGCTGGAGAGATAGCTTCCCGGCGGGAATTCTTTAATAGAACGACAGACCGGCACCAGCGATTTCATTTCTGAAGAGACAAACAGGTTGCCGTGCTCGTCGTTCCCCATATAAAGCGGAATAATACCGATATGATCGCGGCCAATCAGCCAGGTTTTCTTTTCGCTGTCGTAGAGAATAAAGGCGAACATACCCTGCAGGTCGTCAAGGAAATCGACGCCTTTTTCCTGGTAAAGTGCCAGAATAACTTCACAGTCGGAGCCGGTCTGAAACTCGTAGCGATCGCTCAGCTCTGCGCGCAGTGCCTGATGGTTATAGATTTCCCCATTGACGGCCAGCACATGCGTGCGGGCGGCGTTGTAAAGCGGCTGAGCGCCGTTGTTTACGTCAACAATAGAAAGACGCTCATGAACCAAAATGGCATGTTCGTCAGCGTAAACGCCAGACCAGTCCGGTCCACGGTGACGCATTAAACGGGAAAGCTCCAGCGCTTTTTTACGCAGTTCGGAAGCATCGCTTTTCAGATCGAGTACACCAAAAATTGAACACATAACCTGCTCCTGATCTCACCTTCAAGGTGATGTTGTCATTGAGTGATGTTGGATGCGCAACGTTTGTCGTTGCGTGATGAATATGAAAATGCGCTATTTACTGCATACAATGCAAGTGGTTTCCCATTTTTCTGATAAAAAGATTGACAGCTTCCGCATAAAATTGAATTTCATCTAATAAAAAGGCCATAAAATTGATGAATCAGCAAAAAATGCCGGGGTGCGGATAAAAGTCAGGCTTTCGGAGAAGGGGAGCAGGATAAAAAAACCAGCCGCAGGAGGCTGGTTAGTGCAGATTAATCTTCTAACAGATGCTGTAGTAAAGTGCCGTTAAGCATGGCACGTTTCGCCAGCGCAAAGGCACCGATAGCGGAACGATGATTCAGCGCGGAACGGACTACCGGTAAATTTTTGCGGAACGCCTTTAACGCCTGAGTATTAATGCAGCCCTCGATCGCCGGAAACAGCACCTTTTCTGCCTCGGTAATTTCCCCTGCCAGCACGATTTTTTGCGGATTAAATAAATTAATAGCGATGGCGATCGCTTTGCCGAGATAGCGTCCGGCATGTTCAATGACTTCCATTGCCAGCGCATCACCGCGGTTCGCTGCCTTGCCGATCGTCTGAATAGTGCAATCGTTCAGCGTCAATGTACTGGGATAGCCCTGCTGTAACAGATGACGTACGCGATTTTCCAGCGCACCGTTGGCGGCGATGGTTTCCAGGCAGCCGAAGTTACCGCAATGACAGCGCTCGCCCAGCGGATCGACCTGAATATGGCCTATCTCACCGACGTTGCCGTTGCTGCCGAGAAAGATCTGTCCATTGGCGATAATGCCTGCTCCGGTGCCGCGATGCAGACGCACCAGAATGGAGTCGGCGCAGTCGCGACTTGCACCAAAATAGTGTTCCGCCAGTGCCAGGCTGCGAATATCGTGCCCGACGAAGCTGGTAACGTTGAAACGCTGCTGTAGGTTAGCCACCAGCGGCCAGTTATCCACCGCAATATGCGGCATATAACGGATAACGCCATTATCCGGATCGACCAGTCCCGGCAGGATAACGGCAATAGCGATTAGCTCGCGCAGCTTGCGCTGGTGGGATTCGCTAAAATGGGTAATGGCGTTAAACAGCGCGTGCTCCAGCGTTTCCTGGGTGCGCTCCGGCAGCGGGTAATGCTCTTCCGCCAGCGATTTGCCGCTCAGATCGTAGAGCGTTACCGTGGCATCATGGCGCCCCAATCTGACGCCAATGGTATGGAAGTTGCGGGTTTCAGTTATGATAGAGATAGCGCGGCGTCCACCGGTGGACGCCTGCTGGTCCACCTCTTTTATCAGGCCGCGCTCAATAAGCTGGCGTGTAATCTTCGTGACGCTGGCGGGAGCAAGGTGGCTGTGTTCCGCAATCTGAATGCGGGATATCGGGCCTTGCTGATCGATAAGGCGGTAAACCGCTGCGCTGTTTAGCTGCTTTACAAGATCGACATTACCTATTTGTGCATGGCCGCCAGTGGTCATTAATGATTACTCGCTAAAGACTTCGTTACCGTTAACGATGGTCTTGATGATATGAAAATCACGCGTGAAGACGGCCAGGTTTGCGACTTTTCCCGCTTCAATTGAACCCAGCTGCTTATCTACGCCCATTGCCCGGGCTGGATAAAGCGTTGCCATTCTCAGGGCTTCATCCAGTGAAATCCCAACCTGTTCAACGCAGTTGCGTATTCCCTCGATCATGGTCAGCGCCGATCCGCTAAGCGTTCCGTTTTCATCAACGCACAGCCCGTCCCGATAGTATATTGTTTTGCCAGCAAAAATGAACTGGTCAATAGATGCTCCTGCCGCTGCCGTTGCATCGGTGACTAAAACCAGCTTGTCTCCCTTAATGCGTTTAGCGTTACGCACGTTGGCATAGTGCACGTGCAGACCATCAATAATAATGCCGCAATAGACTTCAGGCGTATCAAGCAGAGCGCCGATCAGGCCAGGTTCACGTCCGGTCAGTGCGGGCATGGCGTTATAAAGATGTGTTGCAAAACTGATGCCCGCAGCAAAGCCGTTACGTGCTTCAGCATAGGTGGCGTGAGAGTGTCCGGCAGAGATAATAATACCGGCCTCACGCAGCTGGCGGATAACGTGCGTATCCACCATTTCAGGTGCCAGCGTGATTTTGGTAATCGCTGCGGCGTTATCGCACAGAAACTGTACCAGCGCCGGATCGGGTTTGCGGATCAGTTCTGCGCGATGCGTCCCTTTTTTCGCCACGCTAAGCCATGGTCCTTCAAGATGCAGGCCCAGCGCCTGGTGTGGATGCAGCGCCAGCCAGCTCTGCATTACTTCTACCGCACGAATCATTAGCTCGTCGGAGCTGGTAATCAGCGTCGGCAGGAAGCTGGTGCAGCCCGATTTCTCATTCGCCTTTTGCATAATAGCGAGCGTTTCCAGGCTCAGCGCATCGAGACTGTCATTAAACTGCACGCCGCCGCAGCCGTTAAGCTGAACGTCGATAAAACCGGGAGACACAATTGCGCCGCCCACGTCACGCTGTTCACACTGCGCTGGCAGCTCGTTGTGCGGACAGACCCGTTCAATCAGGCCGTCTTTAATGACCACGGCATGATTATCCAGAATTTCGTGGCCGGTAAACAGGCGGCCATTCACTAAAGCGTACATAATATTCTCCCGACTCAGGCGGCGTCTGTCCGGCACTCCTGCCGGACAGAAGGTTAACTCTGGTGCTTACAGGCCCTGCATATTTTCCGCTTCCATTTCGCGGAAATATTTAACCGTTTTTACTTTAAGTTCCATGGTGGCAGGCTCATCGCACACCACCACGGCTTTAGCATGGAGCTGCAGGCAGCTGATGGTCCACATATGGTTGACGTTGCCTTCTACCGCCGCCTGGAGCGCCTGTGCTTTTACGTGCCCGGTCACCAGAATCATCACTTCTTCCGCGTCCAGCAGCGTACCTACACCTACTGTCAGGGCATATTTCGGCACCTGATTAACGTCGCCGTCAAAGAAGCGCGAGTTAGCTACGCGGGTATCGTGCGTCAGCGTTTTGATACGGGTGCGGGATGCCAGTGAGGAAGCCGGTTCGTTGAAGGCGATGTGTCCATCGTTACCTACGCCGCCCATAAAGAGATGGATTTTCCCATAAGCGCGAATCTTTTCTTCATACTGGCGACATTCTGCGTCAATATCCGCAGCATTTCCATTAAGAAGATTTATGTTTTCGCGGGGAATATCAACGTGATCGAAGAAATTTCGATACATAAAGCTGTGGTAGCTTTCCGGATGTTCTTTCGGCAGACCGACATACTCATCCATGTTAAAAGTCACCACATGTTTAAAGCTAACCTGGCCCGCTTTATGCATTTCAATTAAATGCTTGTATGCTTCCAGCGGCGTGCCGCCGGTTGGCAGACCAAGAACGAAAGGTCGATCGGCGGTGGGTTTAAATGCATTGATACGGTTTACAATATGGCGGGCGGCCCATTTACCTACCTGGGAAGCGTTCGCCAGAGGAATCAGTCTCATATTTTACCTCGTCTAAGCAATATTCAAGTCGATGGTGGACGGTAGAGCAATGTGCTAAGCGTAGGGCAAGGGAGCAGATCCTGGCCGCAGAGAGAAGCGCCGTCCTGATATTTTAGATCATAAAATAAGTTCTCAACGATAGCCAGAGGCTTTACCCGCAGAAATAAGATTATGGTGACAAAAGTCACAGACAGAGCGCTTTTAATTTGCGAAGCGAATTAAATTATTTTTACACTGCACTACGGAAGTGGATTTTCGGCAGGTTATCTGAGGAATGTGATAACAAGAGTAACAGCTTCAGGGGCCTTTTTATGCTTACAAGGGGAAAATAGTGAATATTCTAAGTTACTTGCAGAAGGTCGGGCGGGCACTAATGGTGCCGGTAGCTACGCTGCCTGCCGCGGCAATACTGATGGGCATCGGTTACTGGCTCGATCCTGACAGCTGGGGCGCGGGCAATGCGCTGGCGGCGCTGCTGATTAAATCGGGCGGCGCAATCATTGAACATATGCCAGCGCTGTTCGCCGTGGGCATCGCTTACGGGATGTCGAAAGATAAGGATGGTGCCGCCGCGCTTTCCGGCTTCGTCGGTTTTCTGGTCGTCACTACGCTTTGTTCTCCTGGCGCGGTAGCAATGATTCAGAAAATCCCGGTGGATCAGGTGCCTGCCGCTTTCAATAAAATCGACAACCAGTTTGTCGGTATCCTGGTAGGTATTCTTTCTGCGGAAGTCTATAACCGCTTCAGCCACGTTGAGCTGCCAAAAGCGCTATCGTTTTTTAGCGGACGTCGCCTGGTGCCGATCCTGGTTTCCTTCCTGATGATCTTCATCTCTTTCATCCTGATGTATATCTGGCCGGTTATTTTTAATGCGCTGGTGACCTTCGGTGAGCATATTCAGAAAATGGGTTCAGTGGGTGCGGGTGTTTACGCATTCTTCAACCGCCTGCTGATTCCGGTTGGTCTGCATCATGCGCTGAACTCCGTGTTCTGGTTTGACGTTGCCGGTATCAACGATATTCCTAACTTCCTGGGCGGTGCGCAGTCTATCGCTAATGGAAAAGGGATCGTGGGCGTAACCGGACAATATCAGGCTGGTTTCTTCCCAATCATGATGTTTGGTCTGCCCGGTGCTGCACTGGCTATCTATCAATGCGCGCGTCCTGAAAACCGTGCGAAAGTGGGCGGTATCATGCTGGCCGCTGCGTTTGCCGCATTCTTTACCGGTATTACCGAACCGCTGGAGTTCTCCTTCATGTTCGTCGCCCCGGTACTGTATGTGATTCACGCGGTGCTGACCGGTATTTCCGTATTCATTTCCGCCAACATGCAGTGGATTTCCGGCTTCGGCTTTAGTGCTGGCCTGGTGGATATGGCACTGCAGTCACGTAACCCGCTGGCGCATCATTGGTATATGCTGATTCCGCAGGGCATCGTGTTCTTTGGGATTTACTATCTGGTGTTCCGCTTCACTATCCAAAAATTCAACCTGTTGACGCCGGGACGCGAGCTGGCCGTTTCCGGTGACGAGAGCGATGGCTATGATGTGAACGTTGAAGAGGCCGGACAGGGCGAAACGGAAACGGAATCACTGGCGCGTCGTTATATTAGTGCGGTAGGTGGCTCAGAAAACCTGACCCATATCGATGCCTGTATTACCCGCCTGCGCCTGAACGTTAAAGACAGCGCGGTGCTGAATGAAAGCCTGGCCAAACGCCTCGGCGCATCCGGCGTTATTCGTCTGAACAAACAGAGCGTGCAGATCATTGTCGGTACGCAGGCTGAATCTATTGCATCTGCGATGAAAACCGTGCTGGCAAAAGGACCGGTCGCCGCTGCCTCTGGCGCTGTTGCTCCAGCGACGCCGGTTGAGAAAGTTGCGCCTGCGGTTACTGCTGCTAACACACAGCCTTTCGCAACGCTGCTGGCACCGGTGAGCGGTGAAATCGTACCGATTGAGCAGGTACCGGATGAAGCCTTTGCCAGCAAAGCCGTAGGTGAAGGCGTGGCGATTAAGCCTACCGATAAAACGGTTGTAGCACCGCTGGCAGGTACGGTAGTGAAAATCTTTAACACTAACCATGCGTTCTGCCTGGAAAGCACCGATGGCGTTGAAATTGTGGTGCACATGGGGCTGGATACCGTGGCGCTGGAAGGCAAAGGCTTTAAACGACTGGTAGAAGAGGGCGCAACCGTCGCCGCCGGTGAGCCGGTGCTGGAGATGGATCTCGACTTCCTGAATGCCAACGCCCGTTCCATGATCAGCCCGGTGGTGGTCAGTAATGTTGATGACTTCGCTGGTATTCATCTGCTGGCGTCCGGCAGCGTGGTAGCAGGCGAAAGCGAACTGTACGAAATCCGCAAATAACGCACCTTTGTGTGAAACCTCTACGGGCAGGAAGCGATTCCTGCCTTTTTTCTTCTCTGGTGCTAACAAACGGTTGTTTCTCTTGCGCGCTTTGTGGATCATAATCCGTTATTTCATGGTCGAAACGATCAGACATTTCGTGTTGAGGATACAGTGATGAGTGAGGCTGAAGCCCGCCCAACTAATTTTATTCGTCAGATCATTGACGAAGATTTGGCGAGCGGTAAACACAGCAGTGTGCATACCCGTTTTCCACCGGAGCCGAATGGCTATCTGCATATTGGTCACGCAAAGTCGATTTGCCTGAATTTCGGCATTGCGCAGGATTATCAGGGGCAGTGTAACCTGCGTTTTGATGATACTAATCCGGCGAAAGAGGATATCGAGTATGTCGAGTCCATTAAGCAGGATGTGCAGTGGCTGGGTTTCCAGTGGAGTGGCGACATCCGTTACTCCTCCAATTATTTCGATCAGCTGTATAACTACGCGCTTGAGCTGATCAATAAAGGTCTGGCCTACGTTGATGAGCTGTCGCCGGAGCAGATCCGTGAATATCGCGGCACGCTGACCTCGCCGGGCAAGAACAGTCCATATCGCGATCGCAGCGTGGAAGAGAACCTGGCGCTGTTTGAAAAAATGCGCAACGGCGAGTTTGCCGAAGGCGCGGCCTGCCTGCGGGCGAAAATCGATATGGCTTCCAACTTTATCGTGATGCGCGATCCGGTGCTCTACCGCGTTAAATTCGCCGAGCACCACCAGACCGGCAACAAGTGGTGCATCTACCCGATGTATGACTTCACCCACTGTATTTCCGATGCGCTGGAAGGCATTACGCACTCGCTCTGTACGCTGGAGTTCCAGGATAACCGCCGTCTTTACGACTGGGTGCTGGATAACATCACTATCCCGGTACATCCGCGTCAGTATGAGTTCTCACGCCTTAACCTCGAATACGCCATCATGTCCAAGCGTAAGCTGAACCTGCTGGTATCAGAAAAAGTGGTGGAGGGATGGGACGATCCGCGCATGCTGACCGTTTCCGGCCTGCGTCGTCGTGGCTATACCGCCGCTTCGATTCGCGAGTTCTGTCGTCGTATCGGCGTCACCAAGCAGGATAACATCGTCGAGATGGCTGCGCTGGAATCGTGCGTGCGCGATGACCTGAACGAAAACGCACCGCGTGCGATGGCGGTACTCGATCCGCTGAAAGTCGTAATTGAAAACCTGCCTGCCGGTCATGAAGAGATGATTACGATGCCAAATCATCCTAACAAACCGGAAATGGGAACGCGTATCGTGCCGTTCAGCCGCGAAATCTGGATCGACCGCGCTGATTTCCGTGAGGAAGCCAACAAACAGTACAAGCGTCTGGTACTGGGCAAAGAGGTGCGTCTGCGTAACGCTTATGTGATCCGCGCTGAGCGAGTGGCGAAAGATGAAGCGGGCAACATTACCTGTATCTTCTGTACCTGTGACGTGGATACGCTGAGCAAAGATCCGGCGGACGGACGTAAAGTGAAAGGCGTCATTCACTGGGTGTCGGCGGAGCATGCGGCAGCGGCGGAATTCCGCCTGTACGATCGCCTGTTCAGCGTGCCTAATCCGGCGGCGGCGGAAGATTTTCTTACCACCATTAATCCGGAATCGCTGGTTATCAAACACGGCTTTGTTGAGCCGGGTCTGGCGCAGGCGGAAGCGACCTCACCTTATCAGTTTGAGCGTGAAGGTTATTTCTGTGCCGACAGCGTTTACTCCAGCCCGCAGCATCTAGTATTTAACCGTACCGTTGGCCTGCGTGATACCTGGGCGAAAAGCGGCGAATAACCCCCCATTAACGGCGATCGGGCGGCTCAATGAGCCGCCTTTTTTATGCACTATTCTCAGCATTAGGCTAACGCCTGCCACGCCAGCCCTGATGTTATCTGCTCTCTTTTTAATCGGCTAATAATGTAGTCACGATAAAAACGAACGGTTTTTATTTATGTACTAGTGCATGAGTTCACTATCAGGTAGAATGTTTTTCACAGTAGCCGTTCTGCCAGACAGAACGCTATCTGAACAAAAAATAAACAAATAACATTCTGAGGTTATCTTATGGAAGCAGCGGTTTCCGTCAATAAGCTCCCTTCTGTCCTTTGGGGTACGCTGATTATTACCGGCACCGTTGTCGGTGCTGGCATGTTTTCTCTGCCGGTGGTGATGTCCGGCGCCTGGTTTAGCTGGTCGGCGGCGATTCTGCTGTTAACCTGGCTCTGTATGCTGCTCTCCGGGCTGATGTTTCTGGAAGCCAGCCTGCATTATCCGACCGGTGCGGGCTTTGATACTCTGACGCGCGATCTGCTTGGCGCACGCTGGAATCTGCTTAACGGCACCTCGATCGCTTTTGTGCTGGGTATTCTGACCTACGCCTATATTTCTGCCAGCGGAGCAATTTTGCAGCACACGTTCGCCACGTTACATCTGCCGGTTTCCGCCAGAATGGCCGGGCTGGGCTTTACGCTACTGGTGGCGCTGTTCGTCTGGCTTGGCACCGCCGTGGTCAGCCGCGTGACGCTGATTTTCCTCGGCGCAAAAGTGATTACTTTCTTCCTGCTGTTTGGCGGCCTGCTGGGGCACGTTAAGCCAGCGCTGTTACTGGACGCGGGCGGTAACGAAACAGACTATCTGCGTTATGTCTGGATGGTAATTCCGTTTTGCCTCGCCTCCTTTGGCTATCACGGCAATATTTCCGGGCTGATTGGTTATTACCGTCATGATGGTAAGAAGGTGGCGCGCTGTCTGCTGTTGGGGACCGTAGCGGCGCTGGTTATCTATCTGGTGTGGATTATCGGCACCATGGGTAATATTCCTCGCGGTGATTTTATCGCTATCGCCCAGCGCGGCGGTAATATTGATGCGCTGGTGGAGGCGCTAAGCGGGCTGCTACAGAGCGCCTCGCTGAGTAAACTACTGACGATTTTCAGCACTTTCGCCGTAGCCAGCTCTTTCCTCGGCGTCACGCTGGGGCTGTTTGATTATCTGGCTGATCTGCTGCGCTTTGATAACAGCGGCACCGGGCGTCTGAAAACGACGCTGACAACATTTTTCCTGCCGCTGGCGGCGGCAATGATTTGGCCGAATGGTTTCTTGCTGGCGATTGGCTACGCCGGACTGGCGGCGACGATTTGGGCGGTGATTACCCCGGCACTGCTGGCACATCAAGCCAGAAAACGCTTCCCCCAGGCGCAGGGATGGCGTTTAAAGGGCGGCAGGCTGCCCATCGTATTGGTATTGCTGTTTGCTACCTTAAATATCGTCGTTTCGCTGCTCAGTTATGTCGATCTGCTGCCAGTATATGCCCGTTAATCCTTTCTCAGGACGACAACCGTCGTCCTGTTCTTTCATTTTATTTATTTCCCGCATTCCAATTAAAAATAAGTTATCTACTTAATTAAAGACAATTAGGTCTTTATTTAGACTTATTAATATATATATTCCTTAATAATAAAAAGATAGCCTGCTTATATTTCTAATGCGACGGAATTAAGTTTATTTATTTGTTAATTACCGCATCCTTTTATGTGCCCCATGTCATGTTTTAATAAAACATATGTATTTCCTTATTGATAATTCGCGACGCGAAAAATATCCTAGCAACGCAACGAGAAGCTCCTTAGCTATTGTTGTTCATGATTTTTTAATTTTTCCGTCAAAGAGGAATACCCATGCGCACCTTACCAGGGAAGCGTAAGGCCGCCTGTTGTTCGGCGGCTGTAATAACCGCGCTAACTACTTTTATTACCCCGCCTGTTCGTGCTACCGGCTTTATTGAAGATTCGTCATTAAAAGGGGCCGTTTATTATTGGCAGCGGCAGCGCGACAGAAAAGAGGTTGATAAGAGCAGCGAACATTACGGCAAATACCGGGAGAACTTACATCACGCCACGTTAAACAGCAGCCTTGATTTTAATTCGGGCTACGCTGCCGATATTATCGGGTTGGATCTGGCCGTTTTCGGCGCGGTTGAAATGAGTAACAGCGGCCCGGCGGCACCGAATGAAATTGGTTTCAGCCGTGGAAAAACGCGCTGGGATGAAGACTGGAGCGGCGATCGCAGCGGCACCAGTCTTTATAAAGCAGCGTTAAAAATGAAAGTAGATGATTACTGGCTGCGCGCGGGTTATATCCAGCCGCAGGGGCAAACGCTGCTGGCACCGCACTGGAGCTTTTTACCCGGCACCTATCGTGGCGTTGAAGCAGGATTTAGTCAGGATTACGCCGAAGCGGGCAAGCTTGAAATGTCCTATATGTGGACCGACCGTTATAAAGCCCCCTGGTATCGACATATCTATCGCTTTCGTCAGGCCGATGGTAAAACCGGCATCTCCTGGCTACACGCGGTCGGCGCTCGTTACGATTTCAACAATCAGCTGATCCTGGAAGCCTCATGG
The sequence above is a segment of the Mixta intestinalis genome. Coding sequences within it:
- the nagE gene encoding N-acetylglucosamine-specific PTS transporter subunit IIBC produces the protein MLSYLQKVGRALMVPVATLPAAAILMGIGYWLDPDSWGAGNALAALLIKSGGAIIEHMPALFAVGIAYGMSKDKDGAAALSGFVGFLVVTTLCSPGAVAMIQKIPVDQVPAAFNKIDNQFVGILVGILSAEVYNRFSHVELPKALSFFSGRRLVPILVSFLMIFISFILMYIWPVIFNALVTFGEHIQKMGSVGAGVYAFFNRLLIPVGLHHALNSVFWFDVAGINDIPNFLGGAQSIANGKGIVGVTGQYQAGFFPIMMFGLPGAALAIYQCARPENRAKVGGIMLAAAFAAFFTGITEPLEFSFMFVAPVLYVIHAVLTGISVFISANMQWISGFGFSAGLVDMALQSRNPLAHHWYMLIPQGIVFFGIYYLVFRFTIQKFNLLTPGRELAVSGDESDGYDVNVEEAGQGETETESLARRYISAVGGSENLTHIDACITRLRLNVKDSAVLNESLAKRLGASGVIRLNKQSVQIIVGTQAESIASAMKTVLAKGPVAAASGAVAPATPVEKVAPAVTAANTQPFATLLAPVSGEIVPIEQVPDEAFASKAVGEGVAIKPTDKTVVAPLAGTVVKIFNTNHAFCLESTDGVEIVVHMGLDTVALEGKGFKRLVEEGATVAAGEPVLEMDLDFLNANARSMISPVVVSNVDDFAGIHLLASGSVVAGESELYEIRK
- the nagB gene encoding glucosamine-6-phosphate deaminase, with product MRLIPLANASQVGKWAARHIVNRINAFKPTADRPFVLGLPTGGTPLEAYKHLIEMHKAGQVSFKHVVTFNMDEYVGLPKEHPESYHSFMYRNFFDHVDIPRENINLLNGNAADIDAECRQYEEKIRAYGKIHLFMGGVGNDGHIAFNEPASSLASRTRIKTLTHDTRVANSRFFDGDVNQVPKYALTVGVGTLLDAEEVMILVTGHVKAQALQAAVEGNVNHMWTISCLQLHAKAVVVCDEPATMELKVKTVKYFREMEAENMQGL
- the asnB gene encoding asparagine synthase B: MCSIFGVLDLKSDASELRKKALELSRLMRHRGPDWSGVYADEHAILVHERLSIVDVNNGAQPLYNAARTHVLAVNGEIYNHQALRAELSDRYEFQTGSDCEVILALYQEKGVDFLDDLQGMFAFILYDSEKKTWLIGRDHIGIIPLYMGNDEHGNLFVSSEMKSLVPVCRSIKEFPPGSYLSSTDGEMRRYYQRDWMEYRNVADKVTDAAALKDALEESVKSHLMSDVPYGVLLSGGLDSSIISAITKRFAAKRVEDHDQSEAWWPQLHSFAIGLAGSPDLQAAKKVADHLGTVHHELHFTVQEGLDAIRDVIYHIETYDVTTIRASTPMYLMSRMIKAMGIKMVLSGEGADEVFGGYLYFHKAPNAQEFHDENVRKLLALHMYDCARANKSMAAWGVEARVPFLDKKFLDVAMSINPQDKMCGSNGKMEKHILRECFSSYLPESVVWRQKEQFSDGVGYSWIDTLKEVAQQQVSDQQLQTAHYRFPYNTPTSKEGYLYREIFEELFPLPSAAECVPGGPSVACSSAKAIEWDEAFKKMDDPSGRAVGVHQSAY
- the nagA gene encoding N-acetylglucosamine-6-phosphate deacetylase; the encoded protein is MYALVNGRLFTGHEILDNHAVVIKDGLIERVCPHNELPAQCEQRDVGGAIVSPGFIDVQLNGCGGVQFNDSLDALSLETLAIMQKANEKSGCTSFLPTLITSSDELMIRAVEVMQSWLALHPHQALGLHLEGPWLSVAKKGTHRAELIRKPDPALVQFLCDNAAAITKITLAPEMVDTHVIRQLREAGIIISAGHSHATYAEARNGFAAGISFATHLYNAMPALTGREPGLIGALLDTPEVYCGIIIDGLHVHYANVRNAKRIKGDKLVLVTDATAAAGASIDQFIFAGKTIYYRDGLCVDENGTLSGSALTMIEGIRNCVEQVGISLDEALRMATLYPARAMGVDKQLGSIEAGKVANLAVFTRDFHIIKTIVNGNEVFSE
- the nagC gene encoding DNA-binding transcriptional regulator NagC, with protein sequence MTTGGHAQIGNVDLVKQLNSAAVYRLIDQQGPISRIQIAEHSHLAPASVTKITRQLIERGLIKEVDQQASTGGRRAISIITETRNFHTIGVRLGRHDATVTLYDLSGKSLAEEHYPLPERTQETLEHALFNAITHFSESHQRKLRELIAIAVILPGLVDPDNGVIRYMPHIAVDNWPLVANLQQRFNVTSFVGHDIRSLALAEHYFGASRDCADSILVRLHRGTGAGIIANGQIFLGSNGNVGEIGHIQVDPLGERCHCGNFGCLETIAANGALENRVRHLLQQGYPSTLTLNDCTIQTIGKAANRGDALAMEVIEHAGRYLGKAIAIAINLFNPQKIVLAGEITEAEKVLFPAIEGCINTQALKAFRKNLPVVRSALNHRSAIGAFALAKRAMLNGTLLQHLLED